Proteins from a genomic interval of Ramlibacter algicola:
- a CDS encoding tripartite tricarboxylate transporter substrate binding protein, with translation MTSEFCCAESHSVLVDRGLLMSPGFPSSTRRRALLGLLSAWAAAANGRAFAQGSGYPGRTVSVIVPFPAGATLDVLVRQVAQQLGDRWKQAVVVDNRSGAGGIIGIAAGAKTLPDGYTLIAVANSFVANTVLRNDMPYDAFADFVPVTLLGSVPHVLVANAAAPYKSIADMQRFAKEKPGTLSYSSGGNGTMSHLAGEMLKRAANIDAVHVPYRGQGPALADVASGQVQLNFANLPEALPLIKDGKIVALAIAQPKRSQLLPSVPSFTELGMPSVVSDSWYGLVAPKGTPAEIADRVQQDVARAFAQPEFRNRLLATGLEPAGSTPAAFEEFMRSTAQAYRRVITDARITLDK, from the coding sequence TTGACATCCGAATTCTGCTGTGCAGAATCGCATTCTGTTCTTGTTGATCGAGGTCTGCTCATGTCTCCAGGCTTTCCGTCTTCCACCCGCCGCCGGGCACTTCTTGGACTGCTGTCCGCCTGGGCCGCTGCTGCCAACGGGCGCGCCTTCGCGCAAGGCAGCGGATATCCGGGCCGCACCGTCAGCGTCATAGTTCCGTTCCCCGCAGGCGCGACGCTGGACGTGCTGGTGCGCCAAGTGGCGCAGCAGCTGGGCGACCGCTGGAAGCAGGCCGTCGTCGTGGACAACCGAAGCGGCGCGGGCGGAATCATCGGGATCGCGGCCGGGGCGAAGACACTGCCGGACGGCTACACGTTGATCGCGGTCGCGAACAGCTTCGTGGCCAACACGGTCCTGCGCAACGACATGCCCTACGACGCATTCGCGGACTTCGTTCCCGTGACGCTCCTCGGGTCCGTGCCCCATGTTCTCGTCGCGAACGCGGCGGCGCCGTACAAGTCGATCGCCGACATGCAACGCTTCGCCAAGGAGAAGCCGGGGACGTTGAGCTACTCGTCCGGCGGCAACGGCACGATGTCCCATCTGGCGGGCGAGATGCTCAAGCGGGCGGCGAACATCGACGCGGTGCACGTTCCCTACCGGGGCCAAGGTCCCGCTCTGGCCGACGTCGCGTCGGGCCAGGTGCAACTCAACTTCGCCAACCTCCCCGAGGCGCTGCCCCTCATCAAGGACGGGAAGATCGTCGCGCTGGCCATCGCGCAGCCGAAGCGATCGCAGCTCCTGCCCAGCGTGCCCAGCTTCACCGAACTTGGCATGCCATCTGTCGTCTCCGATTCCTGGTACGGCTTGGTGGCACCGAAAGGCACGCCGGCCGAGATCGCCGACCGCGTGCAGCAGGACGTGGCACGCGCTTTCGCGCAGCCCGAGTTCCGCAATCGCCTGCTGGCGACCGGCCTCGAACCGGCCGGCTCGACACCGGCTGCCTTCGAGGAATTCATGCGCAGTACCGCGCAAGCCTATCGCCGCGTCATCACCGACGCGCGCATCACCCTGGACAAGTAA
- a CDS encoding isochorismatase family protein → MKSPWARVVPQNEIDLYQAIGLGRKASRPGKAALLVIDVQYRSVGREPMPIEEAIREYPTSCGEHGWRAIPHIRALLEAFRIAGLPVLFPHVAPKRSYDGGRWADKAPAVMSIPPRGYEFVEEVAPRDGEILVPKQHASAFFGTPLISYLLDRGVSTLFVVGTTTSGCVRATVVDGSSFGFRVVVPQECVFDRSQASHAVNLFDMDSKYADVMPLESAIALVQKSAAYLKEVG, encoded by the coding sequence ATGAAGTCACCTTGGGCGCGCGTGGTCCCCCAGAACGAGATCGACCTGTACCAGGCGATCGGCCTGGGGCGCAAGGCCAGCCGCCCTGGCAAGGCCGCGCTGCTCGTCATCGACGTCCAGTACCGATCCGTGGGACGGGAGCCGATGCCGATCGAAGAGGCCATCCGCGAGTACCCCACCAGCTGCGGCGAACATGGCTGGCGAGCCATTCCGCACATCCGCGCGCTGCTCGAGGCCTTCCGCATCGCAGGACTGCCGGTGCTGTTTCCGCATGTGGCGCCCAAGCGCTCCTACGACGGCGGCCGCTGGGCCGACAAGGCGCCCGCGGTGATGTCGATCCCGCCGCGCGGCTATGAGTTCGTCGAAGAAGTCGCACCGCGCGACGGCGAGATCCTCGTGCCAAAGCAGCATGCCAGCGCCTTCTTCGGCACACCTCTCATCAGCTACCTGCTGGACCGCGGCGTGTCGACCCTGTTCGTGGTGGGCACCACCACGAGCGGCTGCGTCCGTGCCACGGTCGTGGACGGCTCGTCGTTCGGCTTCCGGGTCGTCGTTCCGCAAGAGTGCGTGTTCGACCGCTCGCAAGCTTCACACGCGGTGAACCTGTTCGACATGGACAGCAAGTACGCCGACGTGATGCCGCTCGAATCCGCGATCGCCTTGGTCCAGAAGTCGGCTGCGTACCTGAAGGAGGTGGGATGA
- a CDS encoding FAD-dependent monooxygenase codes for MNDRLKVLISGAGIGGLTAALALLQRGFDVEVFEQATELREIGAGVQLGPNGVKVLHALGLADELARLGVAASAKEVRIWSTGKMTPLFDLGSECVERYGVPYYLMHRADLHRILLDRVVALKPGSVHVASRGVSYRDLGEQVELTMEDGRTAVGDVLVGADGLHSRIRRQLAGDAQARFTGGMCWRGMVPIEQLPEHLRRPVGANWIGPHGHIITYPVRSGRLLNFVGHVERDDWQVESWTEPGTIEECAADYRGWHPDVQLMIRNITTPFKWALFLRPPLQAWSSGRVTLLGDACHSTLPYLAQGANMAIEDGMVLARALDAGASTPAQALLRYEQARVDRTTRIVNKSAENLQRFHNPQLEDPVQADQYTSAEWDPARIRERYDWLFRYDAVNVPF; via the coding sequence ATGAACGACCGCCTGAAAGTCCTGATTTCGGGGGCCGGGATCGGCGGGCTCACAGCCGCGCTAGCCCTGCTCCAGCGGGGCTTCGATGTCGAAGTCTTCGAGCAGGCGACGGAACTGCGGGAAATCGGCGCGGGTGTCCAGCTCGGGCCCAATGGCGTCAAGGTGCTGCACGCACTCGGGCTGGCGGACGAGCTGGCGCGGCTCGGTGTCGCCGCGTCGGCGAAGGAAGTGCGCATCTGGAGCACGGGCAAGATGACCCCGTTGTTCGACCTCGGCTCCGAGTGCGTGGAGCGTTACGGCGTGCCGTACTACCTCATGCACCGGGCTGACCTGCACCGCATCCTGCTGGATCGGGTCGTCGCCCTCAAGCCGGGTTCCGTGCACGTCGCTTCCCGAGGTGTCTCCTATCGCGACCTGGGGGAACAGGTCGAGCTCACGATGGAAGATGGTCGCACCGCGGTGGGCGACGTGCTGGTCGGCGCCGATGGCCTGCACTCGCGGATCCGTCGGCAGCTGGCAGGCGACGCGCAGGCGCGCTTCACGGGCGGCATGTGCTGGCGCGGCATGGTCCCGATCGAGCAATTGCCGGAACACCTTCGCCGACCCGTCGGCGCCAACTGGATCGGCCCGCACGGCCACATCATCACCTACCCGGTGCGCTCCGGCAGGCTGCTCAACTTCGTCGGCCACGTGGAGCGCGATGACTGGCAGGTGGAGTCGTGGACCGAGCCGGGGACCATCGAGGAGTGCGCTGCTGACTACCGCGGCTGGCATCCTGACGTGCAGTTGATGATCCGCAACATCACTACGCCGTTCAAATGGGCGCTGTTCCTGCGGCCGCCGCTGCAGGCGTGGAGCAGCGGGCGAGTCACGCTGCTGGGAGATGCCTGCCACTCCACGCTGCCTTACCTGGCGCAAGGCGCCAATATGGCCATCGAGGACGGCATGGTCCTTGCACGCGCACTGGACGCCGGCGCGAGTACCCCCGCGCAAGCGCTCCTCCGCTACGAACAAGCCCGCGTGGACCGCACGACCCGCATCGTGAACAAGTCGGCCGAGAACCTCCAGCGCTTCCACAACCCGCAGTTGGAAGACCCGGTCCAGGCTGACCAGTACACGTCGGCGGAATGGGATCCGGCGCGCATCCGCGAGCGATACGACTGGTTGTTCCGCTACGACGCAGTGAACGTCCCGTTCTGA
- a CDS encoding FAD binding domain-containing protein, translating to MKPPRFDYEAPASLEEALQRLRESGDDARVLAGGQSLIPALNLRLANPGRLLDLRRITSLRGIRRLPSGALAAGAMTRHADFERDPLMQRHLPIVPAVMRRVAHPQIRNRGTIGGSLAHADPAAEWPALCMALDATIVVASASAERRIPAAEFPLGVYTTALRPGELIREIEFPAWPATRRWGFEEVSRRLGDFAITGAMCTLDIDANQRCTAARCVIFAASERPQLVAAAAELVGGPVTEDAVARVAKAARHSISPLSDHHASAEYRLELVETMTARVLKQAAAMAAPTQESIR from the coding sequence ATGAAACCACCACGATTCGACTACGAAGCACCGGCCAGCCTGGAAGAAGCGCTCCAACGGCTGCGTGAGAGTGGCGACGACGCGCGGGTGCTGGCCGGCGGGCAGAGCCTGATCCCGGCGCTGAACCTGCGGCTGGCCAATCCGGGCCGATTGCTCGACCTGCGTCGCATCACCAGCCTTCGCGGCATCCGTCGACTGCCGAGCGGTGCGCTGGCAGCAGGTGCGATGACGCGACACGCCGACTTCGAGCGGGACCCGCTGATGCAGCGGCACCTGCCGATCGTGCCCGCGGTCATGCGGCGGGTCGCGCATCCGCAAATCCGCAACCGTGGAACCATCGGCGGGAGCCTGGCACACGCGGACCCGGCGGCCGAATGGCCGGCGCTGTGCATGGCGCTGGACGCCACGATCGTGGTGGCGAGCGCGTCGGCCGAGCGGCGGATCCCCGCCGCCGAGTTCCCGCTCGGCGTCTACACGACAGCACTGCGGCCCGGCGAGCTCATTCGGGAGATCGAGTTTCCCGCCTGGCCTGCCACGCGCCGTTGGGGCTTCGAGGAAGTCTCGCGGCGGCTGGGCGACTTCGCCATCACCGGCGCCATGTGCACGCTCGACATCGATGCGAACCAGCGGTGCACGGCCGCCCGGTGCGTCATCTTCGCCGCGAGCGAGCGGCCGCAACTCGTCGCGGCTGCAGCCGAGCTGGTCGGAGGTCCTGTCACCGAGGACGCAGTTGCACGCGTGGCCAAGGCCGCCCGCCATTCGATCTCGCCGCTCAGCGACCACCACGCAAGCGCCGAGTACCGCCTGGAACTCGTCGAGACGATGACAGCGCGTGTGTTGAAACAGGCCGCAGCCATGGCTGCGCCGACGCAGGAATCCATCCGATGA
- a CDS encoding (2Fe-2S)-binding protein translates to MNDMVRIQLQVNGANVEGTVEPRLTLADFLREHLDLTGTHLGCEHGVCGACTVLLNGDSVRACLMFAVQVDGADVVTVEGLAPEGALTDLQANFRRHHALQCGFCTPGMLTTAHAFLRECPCPSREEVREAISGNLCRCTGYIPIVDAILATAEARNDGGAQGAGEPK, encoded by the coding sequence ATGAACGACATGGTCCGCATCCAGCTCCAAGTGAACGGCGCCAACGTCGAGGGAACCGTCGAGCCGCGCCTGACGCTTGCGGACTTCCTGCGGGAACACCTGGATCTCACGGGCACGCACCTGGGCTGCGAGCATGGAGTGTGCGGCGCGTGCACCGTGCTGCTCAATGGCGACTCCGTGCGCGCATGCCTGATGTTCGCTGTGCAGGTGGACGGTGCCGACGTTGTCACGGTCGAAGGGCTGGCGCCGGAGGGCGCACTGACCGACCTGCAGGCGAACTTCCGCCGACACCATGCCTTGCAATGCGGCTTCTGCACGCCAGGCATGCTGACCACCGCTCATGCTTTCCTGCGGGAGTGCCCGTGCCCTTCCCGCGAGGAGGTCCGCGAAGCCATCTCGGGCAACCTGTGCCGCTGCACGGGCTACATCCCGATTGTCGACGCGATCCTGGCGACGGCCGAGGCCCGCAACGACGGCGGCGCGCAGGGCGCGGGAGAGCCGAAGTGA
- a CDS encoding xanthine dehydrogenase family protein molybdopterin-binding subunit, whose product MERQEDFRFLTGRGCYVDDVRRPDMLHAVVIRSPMAHARILGIDASAALELPGVVAVITFADIRKFAKPIPQRTCPLPGMEKFLQVPLASDVVRYVGEPVAVVLADDRYVAEDAAEMVFVDYDSLDAVVDAHAAMAGGAVVHEQQGTNVASAYEVGRGDVARAFRDAHYTRKETFYVHRHSAVPLETRGLVAEWDPVAKHLKVWGAGKVPFANRAILADMLQLSPAAVDLIEVDVGGSFGVRGDFYPEDFLIPFASFHVGRPVKWIEDRRENLMATNHSREMHCELEIAVDAGGVITGMRGKVVADLGAYVRTNPGVMPGKGTQFLQGPYAIDHLGFEVRAVITNKTPAGTYRGPGRYESAFFRERLIDIAARELGIDPAEFRRRNLIRADQMPYDAGALVPGQPATVYDSGDFPAVFDRALAHFGFDDLTALNGRCVDGRWHGIGMACAPESTGGGPGEHARLELRHGGGFDLFVGSSSAGQGHETVMAQVLAESLGIPCEGIRVHHGSTTHLAQGFGAYHSRSAVMGGSAVVAVAQKMREALLARAGQLTGTPATSLKWDAGRVVREADGQTVATLAQLASGLPDCGPADHGLVGVSASFESNRLTYTFGVHLAHVSVDPATAQVRVEKYLCVEDVGRMINPMIVHGQTVGAAVQGLGGTFLDEFKYDESGQLITGTFADYLLPSSTDFENVDALTLELCPSPSNPLGVKGAGEGGIIGTGGALANAVSNALAQFGVSVTRLPMSLDNLARSLRQSRAGGTGVAR is encoded by the coding sequence ATGGAGCGCCAGGAAGACTTCCGCTTCCTGACCGGCCGAGGCTGCTACGTGGACGACGTGCGCCGTCCGGACATGCTGCACGCGGTCGTCATTCGCAGCCCCATGGCGCATGCGCGCATCCTGGGCATCGACGCGTCGGCCGCCCTGGAACTGCCCGGGGTGGTGGCCGTCATCACCTTCGCCGACATCCGCAAGTTCGCGAAGCCGATCCCGCAGCGCACCTGCCCCTTGCCCGGCATGGAGAAGTTCCTGCAGGTGCCGCTGGCGTCGGACGTCGTGCGGTACGTCGGCGAGCCGGTGGCGGTCGTCCTGGCGGACGATCGGTACGTCGCCGAAGATGCGGCGGAGATGGTGTTCGTGGACTACGACAGCCTCGATGCCGTGGTCGATGCCCACGCAGCCATGGCAGGTGGTGCCGTCGTGCATGAACAGCAGGGCACCAATGTTGCGAGTGCGTACGAGGTCGGCCGCGGCGATGTTGCCCGGGCTTTCCGGGATGCGCACTACACGCGCAAGGAAACCTTCTACGTGCACCGCCACAGCGCCGTGCCGCTGGAAACCCGCGGCCTGGTCGCTGAATGGGATCCCGTCGCGAAACATCTCAAGGTGTGGGGTGCGGGGAAGGTGCCGTTCGCCAACCGCGCGATCCTGGCGGACATGCTGCAACTGTCGCCTGCTGCCGTCGACCTGATCGAGGTCGACGTCGGGGGCAGCTTCGGGGTGCGCGGCGACTTCTACCCGGAAGACTTCCTCATTCCCTTCGCCTCGTTCCACGTGGGCCGGCCGGTCAAGTGGATCGAGGACCGTCGCGAAAACCTGATGGCGACGAACCACTCGCGCGAGATGCACTGCGAGCTGGAGATCGCCGTGGACGCGGGGGGCGTGATCACCGGGATGCGCGGCAAGGTCGTCGCGGACCTGGGCGCCTACGTGCGAACCAACCCCGGGGTGATGCCCGGCAAGGGAACTCAGTTCCTGCAAGGCCCGTACGCGATCGATCATCTGGGCTTCGAGGTGCGCGCGGTCATCACGAACAAGACCCCCGCCGGCACCTACCGGGGGCCCGGACGCTACGAGTCCGCCTTCTTCCGTGAGCGGTTGATCGACATCGCCGCGCGAGAACTGGGCATTGATCCCGCCGAGTTCCGCCGTCGCAACCTGATCCGCGCCGACCAGATGCCTTACGACGCCGGAGCCCTGGTGCCGGGCCAGCCCGCGACGGTGTACGACTCAGGCGATTTCCCGGCGGTCTTCGACCGGGCGCTGGCCCATTTCGGGTTCGATGACCTCACGGCATTGAACGGGAGGTGTGTCGACGGCCGTTGGCACGGCATCGGCATGGCGTGCGCTCCCGAGTCCACCGGCGGCGGCCCCGGCGAGCACGCGCGGCTCGAACTGCGCCACGGTGGCGGATTCGACCTCTTCGTGGGTTCGTCGTCCGCTGGCCAAGGACACGAGACCGTCATGGCGCAGGTGCTGGCCGAGTCGCTCGGCATCCCGTGCGAGGGAATCCGCGTGCACCACGGGAGCACCACGCACCTGGCGCAGGGGTTCGGCGCGTATCACAGCCGTTCCGCCGTCATGGGCGGCAGCGCGGTCGTCGCCGTGGCGCAGAAGATGCGGGAGGCGTTGCTGGCCCGCGCCGGTCAACTGACCGGCACGCCAGCGACCTCCTTGAAGTGGGATGCAGGCCGTGTCGTCCGGGAGGCGGACGGGCAGACGGTTGCCACGCTGGCGCAGCTCGCTTCCGGCCTGCCGGATTGTGGTCCTGCAGACCACGGACTGGTGGGCGTCTCGGCGTCTTTCGAGAGCAACCGCCTGACCTACACGTTCGGGGTGCACCTGGCCCACGTGAGCGTCGATCCCGCCACGGCGCAGGTGCGCGTCGAGAAGTACCTGTGCGTGGAGGATGTGGGCCGGATGATCAATCCGATGATCGTCCACGGCCAGACGGTGGGAGCGGCGGTGCAGGGCCTCGGCGGCACCTTCCTCGACGAATTCAAGTACGACGAAAGCGGCCAGCTCATCACCGGCACGTTCGCGGATTACCTGCTGCCCAGCAGCACCGACTTCGAGAACGTCGACGCACTGACGCTCGAGCTGTGCCCCTCGCCTTCCAATCCGCTCGGCGTCAAGGGAGCCGGCGAAGGCGGAATCATCGGGACCGGCGGAGCGCTGGCGAACGCGGTGTCGAATGCACTGGCGCAGTTCGGCGTCTCCGTCACCCGCCTGCCCATGTCCCTGGACAACCTTGCGCGCAGCCTGCGCCAGAGCCGTGCAGGCGGCACCGGAGTCGCGCGGTGA
- a CDS encoding alpha/beta fold hydrolase: MTFLHGKHVRANDIRQHYLRYGGQGPAVVLVPGIVSPAALWDRVGRWLGLTHDCYLLDVRGRGLSEAGPHLDYGVDACAHDVLEFARALGLGAYVLVGHSMGARIAARAGNSPSASMTKIVLLDPPTSGPGRRPYPVPIERTLNAVRAAHRGEAEELLRRPDQPPWPEDLLLLRAEWLATCDERAVHVAYDDFHGEDMFSDIASARVPLSLVCAGRGGVVSDEDVREMLHLQPTLQVARLPNAGHQMQVDDFGGFCAALASALGVALPDDHRRVQ, encoded by the coding sequence GTGACGTTCCTCCACGGCAAGCACGTCCGAGCGAACGATATCCGCCAGCACTACCTGCGCTATGGCGGCCAAGGGCCCGCCGTTGTCCTCGTGCCCGGCATCGTCAGCCCCGCGGCCCTGTGGGACCGGGTCGGACGCTGGCTTGGCCTCACGCACGACTGCTACCTGCTGGACGTGCGGGGCCGCGGGCTGTCGGAAGCTGGGCCGCACCTGGACTACGGCGTCGATGCGTGCGCACACGACGTTCTCGAATTCGCCCGCGCGCTCGGGCTGGGGGCGTACGTCCTCGTCGGCCACTCCATGGGGGCCAGGATCGCTGCCCGGGCTGGCAACAGCCCGTCTGCATCGATGACGAAGATCGTGCTGCTCGATCCTCCCACCAGCGGCCCAGGCCGCCGGCCGTACCCGGTCCCGATCGAGCGCACGCTGAACGCCGTTCGCGCAGCGCATCGCGGGGAAGCCGAGGAACTGCTGCGCCGGCCCGACCAGCCGCCGTGGCCGGAAGACCTGCTGCTGCTGCGGGCGGAGTGGCTGGCCACCTGCGATGAGCGGGCGGTGCATGTCGCCTACGACGACTTCCATGGGGAGGACATGTTCTCGGACATCGCATCGGCACGCGTGCCCCTGAGCCTCGTCTGCGCAGGTCGCGGCGGCGTGGTGTCCGACGAAGACGTGCGCGAGATGCTGCACTTGCAACCAACGCTGCAGGTTGCCCGCCTGCCCAACGCTGGCCACCAGATGCAGGTGGACGATTTCGGCGGCTTCTGCGCCGCGCTGGCTTCGGCGCTCGGAGTTGCTTTGCCAGACGATCACAGGAGAGTGCAATGA
- a CDS encoding 2,5-dihydroxypyridine 5,6-dioxygenase, with amino-acid sequence MKLDAELLTLFRKELELCRIGPGQVLAVLSAGDEKAEYAQAFMVAAGQLGAQALNVNVTRSQQNAVGVQGRHPLVGNDLAMRTLKSADMVIDLVGLLFSREQAEIQAAGARILRVMEPLHVIKQMFPTEDLRRRVDRAKQLLEGASELRFTSRAGTDMRYALGQYPVISEYGYTDQPGRWDHLPSGFAFTQGNDGQVDGTVVLQPGDIIAAFKQFVQSRVVLTVRDGSITDISGDGMDAELIRDYMNSFADPRAFAISHIGWGLNERARWYQFSATRELPQEHVMNALSFYGNVLFSTGPNLELGGTNDTACHMDLPMRRCSLWLDDVEILRDGDVVHADMKIAR; translated from the coding sequence ATGAAACTCGATGCCGAACTGCTCACGTTGTTCCGGAAGGAATTGGAGTTGTGCCGGATCGGGCCCGGCCAGGTGCTGGCGGTGCTCAGCGCCGGGGACGAGAAGGCCGAGTACGCGCAAGCTTTCATGGTCGCTGCGGGGCAGTTGGGTGCACAGGCGCTCAACGTGAACGTCACCCGGTCCCAGCAGAACGCGGTCGGCGTGCAAGGACGCCATCCCCTGGTTGGCAACGACCTGGCCATGCGAACGCTCAAGTCGGCCGACATGGTGATCGACCTGGTGGGCTTGCTCTTCTCGCGGGAGCAGGCGGAGATCCAGGCGGCCGGTGCCCGCATCCTGCGGGTGATGGAGCCCCTGCATGTCATCAAGCAGATGTTCCCGACCGAGGATTTGCGCAGGCGCGTCGACCGGGCGAAACAGCTGCTGGAAGGCGCGTCGGAGCTGCGCTTCACGTCCCGGGCAGGCACTGACATGCGGTATGCGCTGGGCCAGTACCCGGTCATCTCCGAGTACGGATACACCGACCAGCCGGGGCGCTGGGACCACCTCCCCTCGGGCTTCGCATTCACGCAGGGCAACGATGGCCAAGTGGACGGAACGGTGGTGCTGCAGCCGGGCGACATCATCGCGGCCTTCAAGCAGTTCGTGCAGTCACGGGTGGTCCTGACCGTGCGCGACGGCTCCATCACCGACATCAGCGGTGACGGGATGGACGCGGAGCTGATCCGGGACTACATGAACAGCTTCGCGGACCCCCGCGCATTCGCCATCTCGCACATCGGCTGGGGGCTCAACGAGCGTGCGCGCTGGTACCAGTTCTCGGCCACTCGCGAGTTGCCGCAGGAGCACGTGATGAATGCGCTCTCCTTCTACGGCAACGTCCTGTTCTCCACCGGCCCCAACCTGGAGCTGGGTGGCACCAACGACACGGCTTGCCACATGGACTTGCCGATGCGCCGTTGCAGCCTCTGGCTGGACGACGTGGAAATCCTGCGCGACGGCGACGTCGTGCATGCGGACATGAAGATTGCGCGCTGA
- a CDS encoding Bug family tripartite tricarboxylate transporter substrate binding protein, which produces MKMRSALLALLSLLATAPALAQDNYPNRPIKFVVGFAPGGGTDILARIVATPLSQRLGQPVVVDNVPGASGAIANTNVKNAAADGYTLLIGASGAMAINPAVQAKLPYDPVKDYAPITVLGTYPIVFSSKLDLPVKNARELIDRAKANPGALNYGGAGVLFQLTGELFNQQAGTSMQFVPYKGSAPAVSAILGGEIDLLVADVAPVKSLIEAKKVRPLAITSATRSKIFPDIPTLAESGLPGFKVDVFVGLFARAGTPQPVIEKLHREIAAVLAQPEVQQQIEKLGITPSGISPAETGAMLKSEIARYTAAAQRANIKID; this is translated from the coding sequence ATGAAGATGCGATCCGCCTTGCTGGCGCTGCTTTCCCTGCTCGCCACCGCCCCGGCGCTTGCCCAGGACAACTACCCGAACCGGCCCATCAAGTTCGTCGTCGGCTTCGCGCCGGGCGGCGGCACGGACATCCTGGCCCGCATCGTGGCGACGCCGCTCTCGCAGCGCCTGGGGCAGCCCGTGGTGGTCGACAACGTTCCCGGCGCCAGCGGCGCCATCGCGAACACGAACGTGAAGAACGCGGCTGCGGACGGCTACACGTTGCTCATCGGCGCGAGCGGCGCGATGGCGATCAACCCGGCCGTGCAGGCGAAGCTGCCGTACGACCCGGTCAAGGACTACGCCCCGATCACCGTCCTCGGGACCTATCCCATCGTGTTCAGCAGCAAGCTGGACCTACCGGTGAAAAACGCGCGCGAGCTCATCGATCGAGCCAAGGCCAACCCCGGCGCCCTGAACTACGGCGGTGCCGGCGTGCTGTTCCAGTTGACCGGCGAGCTGTTCAACCAGCAGGCCGGCACGTCCATGCAGTTCGTGCCCTACAAGGGCAGCGCGCCTGCGGTGTCCGCGATCCTGGGCGGAGAGATCGACCTGCTCGTGGCCGACGTTGCGCCGGTGAAGTCGCTGATCGAAGCAAAGAAGGTGCGCCCGCTGGCCATCACCTCGGCCACCCGCTCGAAGATCTTCCCGGACATCCCGACGCTCGCCGAATCCGGCCTGCCGGGCTTCAAGGTGGACGTGTTCGTCGGCCTGTTCGCCCGTGCCGGCACGCCGCAGCCCGTGATCGAGAAGTTGCACCGCGAGATTGCCGCCGTGCTGGCGCAGCCGGAGGTGCAACAACAGATCGAAAAGCTTGGCATCACGCCGTCCGGCATCAGCCCGGCAGAAACAGGGGCGATGCTGAAGTCGGAGATCGCACGCTACACGGCGGCAGCGCAGCGCGCCAACATCAAGATCGACTGA
- a CDS encoding CoxG family protein, translated as MAMELTGDRLIPASLERTWQALNDPEMLRRSIPGCESLERDGEEGFVALLALRVGPVNAKFKGKVRLSDVVPLEGYTLQFEGQGGVAGFGKGSAQVRVAAEGPQATRLNYRATATVGGKIAQVGARLVDATARMMAENFFRDFEAALTAEMPEPAPAESPAVSAASGEPAAIAANSRVRRLVLPAGIGLLIVLGIFSVVAFR; from the coding sequence ATGGCAATGGAACTCACGGGGGACCGGCTCATCCCGGCTTCCCTCGAGCGCACCTGGCAGGCGCTGAACGATCCGGAGATGCTCCGGCGCAGCATCCCTGGCTGCGAATCACTCGAGCGTGACGGGGAGGAGGGCTTCGTAGCCCTGCTTGCCTTGCGCGTGGGCCCGGTGAACGCGAAGTTCAAGGGCAAGGTGCGACTCAGTGACGTGGTGCCGCTGGAGGGCTACACCCTCCAGTTCGAAGGACAAGGCGGGGTGGCCGGCTTCGGCAAGGGTTCCGCGCAAGTGCGCGTGGCCGCCGAAGGGCCGCAGGCAACCCGCCTCAACTACCGGGCAACTGCAACGGTTGGCGGCAAGATCGCCCAGGTGGGCGCCCGGCTTGTCGACGCCACGGCCCGGATGATGGCGGAAAATTTCTTTCGAGATTTCGAAGCCGCGCTCACGGCGGAGATGCCAGAGCCGGCGCCAGCCGAATCGCCGGCAGTGTCCGCAGCGTCAGGTGAACCCGCAGCCATCGCCGCCAACAGTCGCGTGCGGCGCCTGGTCCTCCCAGCCGGCATTGGGCTGCTCATCGTGCTCGGCATCTTCTCGGTTGTTGCATTTCGCTGA
- a CDS encoding acyloxyacyl hydrolase, with translation MRVDRRSETKQWLCSLAAATLSCAAQGQVLAPDAISLALGTTQTHTPTVAARLIWNTDWERRLDTARFNLQLELGLASLRTARDREGTVSQLSLVPVVRIRPSDRSFFLEAGIGLSLFDRQYVRGASHMASRWNFEDVLGAGVSFGPTQSHEIGLRLTHVSNGGLRKPNPGLNGVQVRYATSF, from the coding sequence ATGCGGGTGGACAGGCGATCTGAAACCAAGCAGTGGCTTTGCAGCCTCGCCGCAGCCACCTTGTCCTGCGCCGCCCAGGGTCAGGTGCTCGCCCCCGACGCCATCTCCCTCGCCCTCGGCACCACCCAGACCCACACGCCCACAGTCGCCGCACGACTCATCTGGAACACCGACTGGGAACGCCGCCTGGACACCGCCCGCTTCAATCTGCAACTCGAACTCGGGCTGGCCTCGCTCAGGACCGCCCGCGATCGGGAAGGCACTGTCTCGCAGCTCTCACTGGTTCCCGTCGTCCGCATCAGGCCGTCCGACCGCAGCTTCTTTCTCGAAGCCGGCATCGGCCTGAGCCTGTTCGACCGCCAGTACGTGCGCGGCGCCTCTCACATGGCGAGCCGCTGGAACTTCGAAGACGTGCTCGGCGCTGGCGTGTCGTTCGGCCCGACGCAATCCCACGAGATCGGCCTGCGCCTCACGCACGTGTCCAACGGCGGCCTGCGCAAGCCGAATCCAGGCCTGAACGGCGTGCAGGTCCGCTACGCCACTTCCTTCTGA